A region from the Aegilops tauschii subsp. strangulata cultivar AL8/78 chromosome 5, Aet v6.0, whole genome shotgun sequence genome encodes:
- the LOC109753324 gene encoding probable N-acetyltransferase HLS1, with protein sequence MVEAAAAVAEEEHDAAVREYDDVRDRGGVEEVERECEVGSSGGGGGGQMCLFTDLLGDPLCRIRNSPDFLMLVAETATGSAGGGGGGAEIIGLVRGCVKSVVCGGSHSKDPIYTKVAYILGLRVSPNHRRKGVGRKLVERMEQWFRQKGAEYSYMATEQDNEASVRLFTSRCGYSKFRTPSLLVHPVFRHALKPSRRASIVRLEPRDAERLYRWHFAAVEFFPADIDAVLSNALSLGTFLALPAGTSWDGDVEAFLAAPPASWAVLSVWNCMDAFRLEVRGAPRLMRAAAGATRLVDRAAPWLRIPSIPNLFAPFGLYFLYGLGGAGPGAPRLVRALCRHAHNMARRGGCGVVATEVAALEPVRAGVPHWPRLGAEDLWCIKRLADGYNHGLLGDWTRAPPGRSIFVDPREF encoded by the exons ATGGTTGAGGCGGCAGCTGCAGTGGCGGAGGAGGAGCATGACGCGGCGGTGCGGGAGTACGACGACGTCCGCGACCGCGGCGGCGTGGAGGAGGTGGAGCGGGAGTGCGAGGTGGGgtccagcggcggcggcggcggcggccagatGTGCCTCTTCACGGACCTCCTCGGCGACCCGCTCTGCCGCATTCGCAACTCGCCGGACTTCCTCATGCTG GTCGCGGAGACAGCAACCggcagcgccggcggcggcggcggcggcgccgagaTAATCGGCCTCGTCCGCGGCTGCGTCAAGTCCGTCGTCTGCGGCGGCTCCCACTCCAAGGACCCCATCTACACCAAGGTCGCCTACATCCTCGGCCTCCGCGTCTCACCCAACCATCG GAGGAAAGGGGTGGGGAGGAAGCTCGTGGAGAGGATGGAGCAATGGTTCCGGCAGAAGGGCGCGGAGTACTCGTACATGGCGACGGAGCAGGACAACGAGGCGTCCGTGCGCCTCTTCACCTCCCGCTGCGGCTACTCCAAGTTCCGCACGCCGTCCTTGCTCGTGCACCCGGTGTTCCGCCACGCCCTCAAGCCCTCGCGCCGCGCCTCCATCGTGCGCCTCGAGCCTCGCGACGCCGAGCGCCTCTACCGCTGGCACTTTGCCGCCGTCGAGTTCTTCCCCGCAGACATCGACGCCGTGCTGTCCAACGCCCTGTCACTCGGCACGTTCCTGGCACTGCCGGCGGGCACGAGTTGGGACGGGGACGTCGAGGCgttcctcgccgcgccgccggcATCGTGGGCGGTGCTGAGCGTGTGGAACTGCATGGACGCCTTCCGCCTCGAGGTGCGTGGCGCACCCCGCCTGATGCGCGCCGCGGCCGGCGCAACGCGGCTGGTGGACCGGGCGGCGCCGTGGCTCCGGATACCCTCCATCCCGAACCTCTTCGCGCCGTTCGGGCTCTACTTCCTCTACGGCCTGGGCGGCGCCGGACCGGGGGCGCCGCGGCTGGTGCGCGCGCTGTGCCGGCACGCGCACAACATGGCCCGACGAGgcggctgcggcgtggtggccacCGAGGTGGCCGCCCTCGAGCCCGTGCGCGCGGGGGTGCCGCACTGGCCGCGGCTCGGCGCCGAGGACCTCTGGTGCATCAAGCGGCTCGCCGACGGCTACAACCACGGCCTGCTCGGCGACTGGACCAGGGCGCCGCCCGGGCGCTCCATCTTCGTCGACCCCAGAGAGTTTTAG